From Chryseobacterium shandongense, the proteins below share one genomic window:
- a CDS encoding YceI family protein yields the protein MNNWKSDPEHSRLGFKIEHMMISEVNGIFKNFEITIDASDENFNDAVIELIAEIASIDTQVEARDKHLKNEDFFDVENYPVLRFKSNSLIKIDHNKFSVSGILEMHDVSKEVKVLMIYNGTIDNPVTGKRTSGFQITGKISRNDFGIAVKFPEKLIGDEVSITLDAELQLQQNDRENIQTES from the coding sequence ATGAATAATTGGAAAAGTGACCCGGAGCATTCAAGGCTGGGCTTTAAAATTGAGCATATGATGATTTCAGAGGTCAATGGCATATTTAAGAACTTTGAAATAACAATTGATGCTTCAGACGAAAATTTTAATGATGCTGTAATAGAATTGATTGCTGAAATAGCTTCCATTGATACACAGGTAGAAGCCCGCGACAAGCATCTGAAAAATGAAGACTTCTTCGATGTCGAAAATTATCCGGTTCTTCGGTTTAAAAGCAATTCTTTGATTAAAATTGATCATAATAAATTTTCGGTTAGCGGAATATTAGAAATGCATGATGTGAGCAAAGAGGTAAAGGTTTTGATGATATATAACGGTACCATCGACAATCCTGTGACAGGAAAAAGAACCTCAGGATTTCAGATTACTGGTAAGATAAGCCGTAATGATTTCGGAATAGCTGTCAAATTTCCTGAAAAATTGATAGGTGATGAAGTTTCAATTACTCTAGATGCAGAGCTACAGTTACAACAAAATGACCGTGAAAATATTCAAACAGAAAGTTAA
- a CDS encoding (4Fe-4S)-binding protein — MENMKEYKKGDFTIIWQPKLCTHAGICVKSLPKVYNPKASPWVKCDNATIEELKDQIHRCPSGALSFKES; from the coding sequence ATGGAAAACATGAAGGAATATAAAAAGGGTGATTTTACCATTATTTGGCAGCCCAAACTATGCACGCATGCAGGAATTTGTGTAAAAAGTCTTCCAAAAGTCTACAATCCAAAGGCCTCACCCTGGGTAAAATGTGACAATGCAACAATAGAAGAATTAAAAGATCAAATTCATCGTTGTCCCTCTGGAGCATTATCATTTAAAGAATCGTGA
- a CDS encoding Crp/Fnr family transcriptional regulator → MKQLFDYINSYLPNGVSEDEFTVIKSYFKHKVLRKRQYFLREGDICRFYGFIVSGSMRQYSVDEYGAEFIVQLFIENWWVGDRESFRTAAPSVYNIDAWEQTELLLITRSDVLELLNRSPAFAEMVRGMDDRNSAATLKRITSSISSGAEKRYSEFVSNYPEFVQRFPQHVIASYLGISKDTLSRIKRQMLNK, encoded by the coding sequence ATGAAACAGTTATTTGATTACATAAATAGTTATTTACCCAACGGAGTTTCTGAAGATGAATTTACGGTAATTAAAAGTTACTTTAAGCATAAAGTATTGCGTAAAAGGCAATACTTCCTACGGGAAGGGGACATCTGCAGGTTTTACGGATTTATAGTAAGTGGTTCCATGCGCCAATACAGTGTTGATGAGTATGGAGCGGAATTTATAGTACAGCTATTTATTGAAAATTGGTGGGTGGGTGATCGTGAAAGTTTTAGAACTGCAGCTCCTTCTGTATACAATATCGATGCTTGGGAGCAGACCGAACTTCTCTTAATTACGAGAAGTGATGTATTGGAACTTTTAAATCGTTCACCAGCTTTTGCTGAAATGGTTAGAGGTATGGATGATCGTAATAGCGCTGCCACTTTAAAGCGGATTACTTCATCAATTAGTAGTGGAGCAGAAAAACGATATTCAGAATTTGTTAGCAATTATCCGGAATTTGTTCAGCGATTTCCTCAGCATGTCATTGCTTCATATCTAGGTATATCAAAAGATACTCTGAGCCGTATTAAAAGACAAATGTTAAACAAATAA
- a CDS encoding aspartyl protease family protein yields the protein MKLKFNFLIFISAINIYAQQIKLPFELSKDSKAIFIKLPMENQKDSLLYFFDTGAGTTLLDKKTAEKYGLKANYQTEVTGAGGKKLYDVMTNEKIFLDRSEFVDSINIVLDDLARLNTFYEKKFDGIIGASILTNYLTSIDFEANTMTLYQFDDYLNYDGYEKISFEFFSGIPKIPLTFELRNNEKFSGDILFDSGARLTLLVNTPYQEKNKLADKIDEKSLYSSRNLSNNTNYIKGLIKSIQLGNTIIKNKNLAVSLASDKQGVSSLDNLLGILGSEIINRFNFIIDYKNKYLYLKPNNLFDNDFEKLFKPLSFEFSDERKEILISNILVNSDAYKKGLRKGHKIISINNVIGKDIYTYDQMLQSNKRKIVIRYIDSDNQVKSVKIKLRK from the coding sequence ATGAAACTAAAATTTAATTTTTTAATCTTCATTAGTGCAATTAATATTTACGCACAACAGATAAAACTACCTTTTGAATTATCAAAAGATAGTAAAGCTATTTTTATTAAGCTTCCTATGGAAAATCAAAAGGATAGTTTACTCTATTTTTTTGACACAGGAGCTGGCACAACTTTATTAGATAAAAAAACAGCAGAAAAGTATGGCCTTAAAGCTAATTATCAAACAGAAGTAACCGGAGCCGGCGGTAAAAAGCTTTACGACGTGATGACCAATGAAAAAATATTTTTGGATAGAAGTGAGTTTGTTGATAGTATAAATATTGTTTTGGATGATTTAGCAAGGCTTAATACATTCTACGAGAAAAAGTTCGACGGTATCATTGGCGCGTCTATTTTAACTAATTATCTAACAAGTATTGATTTTGAAGCGAACACTATGACTTTATATCAGTTTGATGACTATCTAAATTATGACGGATATGAAAAGATTTCCTTTGAGTTTTTCTCTGGCATTCCTAAAATCCCTCTGACGTTTGAACTAAGAAATAACGAAAAGTTTTCAGGAGATATATTATTTGACAGCGGGGCAAGACTGACACTTTTGGTAAACACGCCTTATCAAGAGAAAAATAAGTTGGCAGATAAAATCGATGAAAAAAGTTTATATAGCAGTCGTAATCTTAGCAATAATACAAATTACATAAAAGGACTTATTAAAAGTATCCAGTTAGGTAATACTATAATAAAAAACAAAAATTTAGCGGTTTCTTTAGCATCAGATAAACAAGGCGTTAGTTCATTGGATAATCTTTTAGGGATCTTGGGAAGCGAAATCATTAACAGATTTAATTTTATCATAGATTACAAGAATAAATATCTTTACTTAAAACCCAACAATCTTTTTGATAATGATTTTGAAAAACTCTTTAAACCCCTCTCTTTTGAGTTTAGCGACGAAAGAAAGGAGATTTTAATATCTAATATTTTGGTAAATAGTGATGCTTACAAAAAAGGTCTGAGAAAAGGTCACAAAATTATTTCAATCAATAATGTAATAGGTAAAGACATTTACACATATGACCAGATGCTACAATCCAATAAAAGAAAAATAGTAATCAGATACATAGACAGCGATAATCAAGTTAAATCAGTAAAAATTAAACTTAGAAAATAA
- a CDS encoding nuclear transport factor 2 family protein: MAEGNYEDFIGYCAEDIKWINVGGIIFNGKTEILKYISSSYNDISFTTEDHITEKDIVVEFGEIIFEKKSEAKKGSYCDIWKFKNGLIIQVKSFII; the protein is encoded by the coding sequence TTGGCGGAAGGAAACTATGAAGATTTCATTGGATATTGCGCTGAAGATATCAAATGGATTAATGTTGGCGGAATCATATTTAATGGAAAAACAGAAATTCTTAAATATATCAGTTCTTCGTATAATGATATAAGTTTTACAACAGAGGATCATATTACAGAAAAAGATATTGTTGTTGAATTTGGTGAGATAATTTTTGAAAAAAAAAGTGAGGCAAAAAAAGGGTCTTACTGTGATATTTGGAAATTTAAAAATGGCCTGATAATTCAGGTAAAGTCTTTTATAATTTAA
- a CDS encoding zinc-dependent alcohol dehydrogenase family protein: MKAAVLNEFGSVEKFEILDVPTPKPEVDEVLVKVMATSVNPLDFQVRRGDYKNELQLPVITGHDVSGVVVEIGTGVKNFKVGDEVYYTPEIFNGYGSYAEYHVAKESIIGIKPKNISHLEAATFPLAAGTAWEMLYTRAQLKINQTILIHGGAGGVGIPTIQLAKAMGATVYTTARSVHHDFLKELGVDYVIDYEKENYIDTILELTNGKGVDVVIDTIGGTTLSDSGRILNQMGQVVTLVDIEIPQNLIHAWGKNATYHFVFTRQNRNKLDELTKLVECGKLKPVLKKVFPLAEIGKAHSLLEFRDSDPDFYGKIGVQIGN; the protein is encoded by the coding sequence ATGAAAGCAGCAGTATTAAACGAGTTCGGCTCGGTAGAAAAATTTGAAATACTTGATGTTCCGACCCCAAAACCGGAAGTCGATGAAGTATTGGTAAAAGTGATGGCGACATCAGTAAATCCATTGGATTTTCAGGTCCGCAGAGGAGATTATAAAAATGAGTTACAACTTCCGGTAATTACAGGACATGACGTCTCAGGCGTGGTTGTGGAAATTGGAACAGGTGTCAAAAATTTTAAAGTCGGTGATGAAGTATACTATACTCCCGAAATCTTCAATGGATACGGAAGCTATGCAGAATATCATGTGGCCAAGGAATCCATAATCGGTATCAAACCGAAAAACATCAGTCATTTAGAAGCCGCTACATTTCCTTTAGCAGCGGGAACTGCCTGGGAAATGCTTTACACAAGAGCACAATTGAAGATCAATCAAACAATCCTGATACATGGCGGTGCAGGAGGTGTAGGAATACCGACTATTCAATTGGCAAAAGCAATGGGTGCAACTGTTTATACAACAGCCAGAAGTGTTCACCATGATTTCTTAAAAGAATTGGGTGTGGATTATGTCATTGACTATGAAAAAGAAAATTATATCGACACTATTTTAGAGCTGACAAACGGTAAAGGCGTAGACGTTGTAATAGATACAATTGGTGGCACTACCCTTTCGGACAGCGGAAGGATTTTAAACCAAATGGGACAAGTCGTTACATTAGTTGATATTGAAATTCCACAAAATCTAATTCATGCATGGGGCAAAAATGCAACTTATCATTTTGTATTTACCAGACAGAACAGAAACAAATTGGATGAGCTTACGAAACTTGTAGAGTGCGGGAAATTAAAACCTGTGCTAAAAAAAGTTTTCCCATTAGCAGAAATTGGCAAGGCACACAGCCTGTTGGAGTTCAGAGATAGTGATCCTGATTTTTATGGAAAGATTGGTGTACAGATCGGTAATTAA
- a CDS encoding ArsR/SmtB family transcription factor: protein MKLLEVIKSLSNETRLNILGWLKDPFDHFPEEELSNYTPALGVCVSDIAQKAGMSVPTVSDYLKTMSNAEILIATRQGQWTYYKRNEKAIQELATMIKENL, encoded by the coding sequence ATGAAATTATTGGAAGTTATCAAGTCATTATCAAATGAGACCCGTCTCAATATTCTTGGATGGTTAAAAGATCCTTTCGATCATTTTCCTGAAGAAGAATTAAGTAATTACACTCCCGCACTAGGCGTTTGTGTATCTGATATCGCACAGAAAGCGGGAATGTCGGTTCCCACGGTTTCTGATTATTTGAAAACAATGTCAAATGCCGAAATTCTGATTGCAACAAGACAAGGACAGTGGACGTACTATAAGAGAAATGAAAAAGCAATTCAGGAATTAGCAACAATGATAAAAGAAAATTTGTAA
- a CDS encoding winged helix-turn-helix transcriptional regulator — protein sequence MYCIDNKKYPCTTSLTMRYIGGKWKAVILMHLTEKKRYNELRKECPMITERTLSLQLKEMEADGLIKRTVHTSKPPLKVDYELTEFGKTLIPILQSISDWGMKTAMNNKNILLID from the coding sequence ATGTATTGTATAGATAACAAAAAATACCCTTGTACAACGAGCCTTACTATGAGATATATAGGGGGTAAATGGAAAGCGGTAATCCTGATGCACTTAACTGAAAAGAAGCGTTATAATGAATTAAGGAAAGAATGTCCCATGATCACGGAACGCACCTTGAGCCTTCAGCTAAAAGAAATGGAAGCAGACGGCTTAATTAAGCGTACAGTTCATACAAGCAAACCTCCACTTAAAGTTGATTATGAATTAACTGAGTTTGGCAAAACGTTAATACCTATTCTCCAATCCATTTCAGATTGGGGCATGAAAACCGCTATGAATAATAAAAACATATTGTTGATAGATTAA
- a CDS encoding nitroreductase family protein → MNFLELTQRRYTTKKYNADKKIPADKINELKEILRLSASSINSQPWKFSFIENEAVKSELASVSYFNEQKINDASHLVVFSAVDNLQVFEEELLQNLPDGSRGYYNQFIKSLPESEIKSWLQHQVYLSLGFFLSASISLDLDSTPMEGIQSDRYKEILGLIDYKPLFAVALGYRNPDDANQPSINPKSRLPLEKIIQSL, encoded by the coding sequence ATGAATTTTTTAGAACTTACCCAAAGAAGGTACACCACCAAAAAATATAATGCGGATAAAAAAATTCCTGCGGATAAGATTAATGAACTGAAAGAAATTTTAAGGTTAAGCGCATCATCTATTAACAGCCAGCCGTGGAAATTCTCTTTTATTGAAAACGAAGCTGTGAAAAGTGAATTGGCAAGTGTGTCTTATTTTAACGAACAGAAAATCAATGATGCAAGTCATCTTGTTGTGTTCAGTGCCGTAGATAATCTACAAGTATTTGAAGAGGAATTATTACAGAATCTTCCTGATGGATCTAGAGGATATTATAATCAATTTATAAAATCTTTACCGGAATCTGAAATAAAATCGTGGTTGCAACATCAGGTATATCTATCGCTGGGATTTTTTTTATCTGCTTCAATCAGTTTAGATTTAGACAGTACACCGATGGAAGGCATCCAAAGCGACAGATATAAAGAAATATTAGGATTAATAGATTATAAACCTTTATTTGCGGTGGCTCTCGGTTACAGAAATCCTGATGATGCCAATCAACCTTCTATTAATCCTAAGTCTCGTCTGCCTTTGGAGAAAATCATCCAGTCTTTATAA